A region of Modestobacter marinus DNA encodes the following proteins:
- a CDS encoding IS3 family transposase (programmed frameshift), producing the protein MPKPYPKEFRDDVVNVARNREPGQHLKQIAADFGISESCLTNWMKAADVEDGVKPGTTAAENADLREARKRIRLLEQENEVLRRAAAYLSQANLPKMIYPLVRELAVDGIAVTVTCRVLKIARQPYYRWLADPVTTSDLTQAHRANALFDAHRDDPEFGYRLLVDEAAANGQPMTARTAWAICSTNGWWSAFGKPRRGKGGRPGPPVHDDRVNRVFTAEAPNAVWLTDITEHRTAEGKLYLCAIKDVHSNRIVGYSIDSRMKSRLAVTALDNAVARRHADGADVAGCIVHSDRGSQFRSRKFVRALNRHQLSGSMGRVGAAGDNAAMESFFALLQKNVLDRRHWRTQQELRIAIVTWIERTYHRRRRQDALGRLTPIEYETIVPTLAAQAA; encoded by the exons GTGCCCAAGCCCTACCCCAAGGAGTTCCGCGACGACGTCGTGAACGTCGCCCGCAACCGTGAGCCGGGCCAGCACCTGAAGCAGATCGCTGCCGACTTCGGGATCAGCGAGTCCTGTCTGACGAACTGGATGAAGGCCGCTGACGTCGAAGACGGCGTCAAGCCCGGGACCACGGCGGCGGAGAACGCGGACCTGCGCGAGGCCCGCAAGCGGATCCGGTTGCTCGAGCAGGAGAACGAGGTCCTGCGCCGCGCGGCGGCCTACCTGTCGCAGGCGAATCTGCCG AAAATGATCTACCCGCTCGTCCGTGAGCTCGCCGTCGACGGGATCGCCGTGACGGTGACGTGCCGGGTTCTCAAGATCGCCCGCCAGCCCTACTACCGGTGGCTGGCCGACCCGGTCACCACCAGCGACCTCACCCAGGCGCACCGGGCCAATGCGCTGTTCGACGCCCACCGGGACGATCCGGAGTTCGGCTACCGCCTGCTCGTCGACGAGGCCGCCGCGAACGGTCAGCCGATGACTGCCCGGACCGCCTGGGCGATCTGCTCGACCAACGGCTGGTGGAGCGCGTTCGGTAAGCCTCGCCGGGGCAAGGGCGGCCGTCCCGGCCCGCCGGTGCACGACGACCGGGTCAACCGGGTGTTCACCGCCGAGGCGCCCAACGCCGTGTGGTTGACCGACATCACCGAACACCGCACCGCCGAGGGCAAGCTCTACCTGTGCGCGATCAAGGACGTGCACTCCAACCGGATCGTCGGCTACTCCATCGACTCCCGGATGAAGTCCCGGCTCGCGGTCACCGCGCTGGACAACGCCGTCGCCCGGCGCCATGCCGACGGCGCTGACGTGGCCGGCTGCATCGTGCATTCCGACCGCGGATCCCAATTCCGCAGCCGGAAATTCGTGCGCGCCCTCAACCGGCATCAGCTGTCCGGCTCGATGGGCAGAGTCGGCGCGGCCGGCGACAACGCGGCCATGGAATCGTTCTTCGCCCTGCTCCAGAAGAACGTGCTCGACCGCCGCCACTGGCGCACCCAGCAAGAGCTGCGGATCGCGATCGTCACCTGGATCGAACGCACCTACCACCGCCGGCGGCGTCAGGACGCCCTCGGTCGACTCACGCCCATCGAGTACGAGACCATCGTCCCCACACTGGCCGCTCAGGCTGCCTGA
- a CDS encoding SCO6880 family protein, giving the protein MTGSAGPVRYGSWSKDKPGWFGGLSARAWIGVALAGLPMLLAAGANRWLLALAWAPAWAVLAVLLAVPVRGRSTFRWALDSLLRGVGGALGWTDWQSRAAAGTAADLDDADLPGVLSGIRTHDGPPFGPLLARPAVIADHRERTWAVVARIAHPGIGMSETTARTRMGIGLAELLEGAATTELVSVVALQVRTLPDDGAERAAWQQTHLRPEAPPLARAVTAELAAVMTQAGVRHEAFVTVVVPERRIHRQAREAGGGVDGRARVLYGVMSEIEARLVGPVGCTSVTWLDSPGLASAIRTGFAPGDRAGLATAELAVSTDSRIAAVLPMAAAGPTAAPPPERRHYVHDAWHSATCTVLLPDKGAVMGALAPVLTPTTAGERRCATVFFEPISSTRADRMVGNESMSSELATEIRRRGGFRDRAAHRRDAARVEGQDVRLAQGNALVRVAVAVSVTVPTSWSITDYGRRLEASVTGSGFKPLRLDLAQDSAFAAACIPLGIGLPRRRGAQ; this is encoded by the coding sequence GTGACCGGGTCAGCCGGACCGGTCCGCTACGGGTCGTGGTCGAAGGACAAGCCGGGCTGGTTCGGTGGGCTCAGCGCTCGGGCCTGGATCGGCGTGGCGCTGGCCGGTCTGCCCATGCTGCTGGCTGCCGGTGCGAATCGATGGCTGCTGGCACTGGCCTGGGCGCCGGCCTGGGCTGTCCTGGCCGTGCTGCTGGCCGTTCCCGTCCGGGGCCGGTCCACGTTCCGCTGGGCGCTGGACTCCCTGCTCCGCGGGGTCGGGGGCGCGCTGGGGTGGACCGACTGGCAGTCCCGAGCTGCCGCTGGCACCGCCGCCGACCTGGACGACGCCGACCTGCCCGGCGTCCTGTCGGGGATCCGGACCCACGACGGTCCGCCCTTCGGTCCACTGCTCGCGCGCCCGGCCGTCATCGCCGATCACCGGGAGCGGACCTGGGCCGTGGTGGCTCGGATCGCCCACCCGGGGATCGGGATGTCCGAGACCACCGCTCGCACGCGGATGGGCATCGGACTGGCCGAGCTGCTGGAGGGCGCGGCCACCACCGAGCTGGTGTCGGTCGTCGCCCTGCAGGTCCGGACACTGCCCGACGACGGCGCCGAACGCGCTGCTTGGCAACAGACCCATCTGCGACCTGAGGCTCCGCCGCTGGCGCGTGCGGTCACCGCGGAGCTCGCGGCCGTGATGACCCAGGCCGGAGTGCGGCACGAGGCCTTCGTGACGGTGGTCGTGCCGGAACGGCGGATCCACCGCCAGGCCAGGGAAGCCGGCGGCGGCGTCGACGGGCGTGCTCGCGTGCTCTACGGCGTGATGAGCGAGATCGAGGCCCGGCTGGTCGGGCCGGTCGGTTGCACGAGCGTGACCTGGCTGGACTCTCCGGGGCTCGCGTCGGCCATCCGCACCGGTTTCGCCCCGGGTGACCGCGCCGGGTTGGCGACCGCCGAGCTGGCCGTGAGCACCGACTCGCGCATCGCTGCGGTACTGCCGATGGCCGCTGCGGGGCCGACCGCAGCGCCTCCGCCGGAACGGCGTCACTACGTGCACGACGCCTGGCACTCGGCGACCTGCACCGTCCTGCTGCCCGACAAGGGTGCGGTCATGGGTGCCCTCGCGCCGGTCCTCACCCCGACGACGGCGGGGGAGCGGCGGTGCGCCACGGTGTTCTTCGAACCGATCAGCTCCACCCGGGCGGACCGGATGGTCGGCAACGAGTCGATGAGCTCCGAGCTGGCGACCGAGATCCGACGTCGCGGTGGGTTCAGAGACCGGGCGGCACATCGTCGGGACGCGGCCCGGGTCGAGGGCCAGGACGTGCGGCTGGCCCAGGGCAACGCGCTCGTCCGCGTGGCCGTCGCCGTGTCGGTGACCGTCCCGACCTCGTGGTCCATCACCGACTACGGCCGTCGGCTGGAGGCCAGCGTCACCGGTAGCGGGTTCAAGCCGTTGCGGCTCGACCTGGCCCAGGACTCCGCTTTCGCTGCTGCCTGCATCCCGCTGGGGATCGGGTTGCCCCGGCGGCGAGGTGCCCAGTGA
- a CDS encoding ATP-binding protein gives MSSRRIGRQRQSTRGRGVAHLVSDFGHELPPLLSPPARPADVDPFDTLVGRRGRTGQAAGWAAVPAPLAVYRMTSEQVGGVWPLIAGDGLPPGGALLGIDYLSGGAFSADPIGWTLSSVAGVTNPNMIFFGAPGRGKSGTVKMFALRQMAYGYRTLVLGDVKDEYEPLCRALQVRPHAVGHGLPARINPLDFGPLGNDWTRLPRAEARRRAAMVFSRWLLLIRGLVGSQHVPFGPTAETAVGQVLRDLTGYADGADRMREVTIPQLWQALRAPSDELVDACRYATRQHFLDETRPLRDALGALVTGHLAGLFDAPTTVSVDWRAPIQSLSLSRLDPLGDEAVGVALTCLNSWGRAMTQLAEPGDLRIVIRDECWKQMRLGTDAVKSLDADLRLSRNDGCIQVVIAHKPSDMWDCCTSR, from the coding sequence GTGAGCAGCCGGCGCATCGGTCGGCAGCGGCAGAGCACCCGGGGCAGGGGAGTGGCGCACCTCGTCTCCGACTTCGGTCACGAACTCCCGCCGTTGCTCTCGCCACCGGCACGCCCAGCCGACGTCGACCCCTTCGACACGCTGGTCGGCCGACGCGGTCGGACCGGCCAGGCCGCCGGCTGGGCGGCGGTGCCTGCACCGCTGGCCGTCTACCGGATGACCTCGGAGCAGGTGGGCGGGGTCTGGCCGCTGATCGCCGGTGACGGGCTGCCGCCGGGCGGCGCACTCCTGGGCATCGACTACCTCTCCGGCGGCGCCTTCTCCGCTGATCCGATCGGCTGGACGCTCAGCAGCGTCGCCGGCGTCACCAACCCGAACATGATCTTCTTCGGGGCTCCCGGCCGGGGGAAGTCCGGGACGGTCAAGATGTTCGCCCTCCGGCAGATGGCCTACGGCTACCGCACGCTGGTGCTCGGCGACGTCAAGGACGAGTACGAGCCGCTCTGCCGGGCCCTGCAGGTCCGGCCGCATGCGGTCGGTCACGGCCTCCCTGCGCGGATCAACCCGCTGGACTTCGGGCCACTGGGCAACGACTGGACCCGGCTGCCCCGGGCGGAAGCACGGCGCCGCGCAGCCATGGTCTTCTCCCGATGGCTGCTGCTCATCCGAGGCCTCGTCGGCTCGCAGCACGTGCCGTTCGGCCCGACCGCAGAGACCGCTGTCGGGCAGGTCCTCCGCGACCTGACCGGCTACGCCGACGGCGCCGACCGGATGCGCGAGGTGACCATCCCTCAGCTCTGGCAGGCGCTGCGCGCGCCCAGCGACGAACTCGTCGACGCGTGCCGCTACGCCACCCGCCAGCACTTCCTGGACGAGACCCGGCCGTTGCGCGACGCACTCGGAGCCCTGGTCACTGGTCATCTGGCCGGCCTGTTCGACGCGCCGACCACCGTTTCGGTGGACTGGCGCGCACCGATCCAGTCGCTGTCCCTGTCCCGGCTGGACCCACTGGGTGACGAGGCCGTCGGCGTGGCGCTCACCTGCCTGAACTCCTGGGGCCGGGCGATGACCCAGCTGGCCGAGCCTGGAGATCTGCGGATCGTCATCCGTGACGAGTGCTGGAAGCAGATGCGGCTGGGCACCGATGCGGTCAAGTCTCTGGACGCCGACCTGCGCCTGTCCCGCAACGACGGGTGCATCCAGGTCGTCATCGCACACAAGCCCTCGGACATGTGGGACTGCTGCACGAGTAGGTGA
- a CDS encoding type IV secretion system protein, which translates to MGDDVLAVDLNPLNWLGDAASAAVTDVWTAAMVSIWSAGLWLLTLAFEVIDAFTTPDVSADGPMGAVLPTTLWLGASVAATMMFVQLTMALIRRDGQSLGRVLLGIGQFGLVWVGYLGVAAGLVAAAAGLSRGILQAMLQVDSLSAFDPGSSWPREVVDATAATVLGLSSLLLLIPASFFYLVISLVRAAALIILVATAPIAAAGLLNDSTKAWFWKSLRWFFSCLLIAPTAALVLGIGVQLSAGVVAGAGDSTAQAAGAAVIGAIMVAIGALCPLVLFRLLAFVDPGTASGSALRQSWGDAGGLSGVLSGGKQASGSGAAAQSGGDGRSQGEAAAEAQSASRLGSMLGTVGSAVGASTVAAASVAHRAVDIASDVLGSTGVGHPGHSLTPTGQRSSRRASGSGQAGTPGSTTGSGGGAETPEGSTDGGGGALPNSPRAPSPSGGGPGIPAEPPARSGGLANWAKAEPAVGAAAPEAAAVVAL; encoded by the coding sequence ATGGGTGACGACGTCCTGGCCGTCGACCTCAATCCCCTGAACTGGCTGGGGGACGCTGCCTCCGCCGCGGTCACGGATGTCTGGACAGCAGCGATGGTCAGCATCTGGTCGGCGGGGCTCTGGCTGCTCACCCTGGCTTTCGAGGTCATCGATGCCTTCACCACGCCGGACGTCTCTGCGGACGGGCCGATGGGCGCGGTGCTGCCGACGACGCTGTGGCTTGGTGCCTCGGTCGCAGCGACCATGATGTTCGTCCAGCTGACCATGGCGCTGATCCGTCGCGACGGACAGTCTCTCGGCCGGGTACTGCTCGGTATCGGCCAGTTCGGTCTCGTGTGGGTCGGCTACCTAGGGGTGGCCGCCGGCCTGGTCGCGGCCGCTGCGGGACTGTCCCGCGGCATCCTGCAGGCCATGCTGCAGGTCGACAGCCTGTCGGCGTTCGATCCCGGTAGCTCGTGGCCGCGCGAGGTCGTGGACGCAACGGCGGCCACCGTGCTCGGCCTCTCGTCGCTGCTCCTGCTGATCCCCGCGTCGTTCTTCTACCTGGTTATCTCGCTGGTGCGGGCGGCCGCGCTGATCATCCTGGTCGCCACCGCGCCGATTGCGGCCGCCGGGTTGCTCAACGACAGCACGAAGGCGTGGTTCTGGAAGAGCCTGCGCTGGTTCTTCTCCTGCCTGCTCATCGCGCCGACCGCGGCCCTGGTGCTGGGCATCGGCGTGCAGCTGTCCGCCGGCGTCGTCGCTGGCGCGGGTGACTCCACCGCACAGGCCGCAGGAGCTGCGGTGATCGGCGCGATCATGGTGGCGATCGGTGCGCTGTGTCCGCTCGTGCTCTTCCGGCTGCTGGCCTTCGTGGATCCGGGGACCGCGTCGGGCTCGGCCCTACGGCAGTCGTGGGGCGATGCCGGCGGACTGTCCGGGGTCCTGTCCGGCGGCAAGCAGGCGTCGGGTAGCGGTGCCGCTGCGCAGAGCGGTGGCGATGGACGTTCGCAGGGGGAGGCGGCCGCCGAAGCGCAGTCAGCGAGCCGGCTCGGGTCGATGCTCGGGACGGTCGGCTCGGCGGTGGGCGCCAGCACGGTCGCGGCGGCTTCGGTTGCCCACCGGGCCGTCGACATCGCCTCGGACGTACTCGGCTCGACAGGCGTCGGACACCCCGGCCACAGCCTGACGCCGACCGGTCAGCGCAGCAGCCGACGCGCGAGCGGGAGCGGTCAGGCGGGCACTCCTGGCTCCACCACCGGCTCTGGTGGGGGTGCTGAAACTCCCGAGGGCTCGACCGATGGCGGCGGAGGTGCCCTTCCCAATTCTCCGCGAGCACCATCGCCGTCGGGTGGGGGGCCTGGGATCCCCGCCGAGCCACCGGCCCGGAGCGGAGGCCTGGCGAACTGGGCGAAGGCCGAGCCGGCCGTAGGCGCCGCGGCTCCCGAGGCTGCTGCGGTGGTGGCGCTGTGA
- a CDS encoding ArsR/SmtB family transcription factor: MNETADAHPVDQQRIDAARARTPSAADAERMTALLSLLAEPVRTRLLHALDRTESMCAGDLALTLNVTEEQAGYGLQLLHSAGLVERRQSGRVALYRLPDGFPEPLRHHCLRQLVELSRGTTGDGDD; this comes from the coding sequence GTGAATGAGACCGCAGACGCCCACCCCGTGGATCAGCAACGGATCGACGCCGCTCGAGCACGCACTCCCTCAGCTGCCGACGCCGAACGGATGACGGCTTTGTTGAGCCTGCTTGCCGAACCTGTCCGCACCAGGCTCCTGCACGCTCTCGACCGCACCGAGAGTATGTGTGCTGGTGATCTGGCCCTGACGCTGAACGTCACGGAGGAGCAGGCCGGCTACGGACTGCAATTGCTGCACAGCGCCGGGCTCGTCGAGCGGCGACAGTCAGGGCGAGTGGCCCTCTACCGACTCCCGGACGGCTTCCCCGAACCTCTGCGGCACCACTGTCTTCGTCAGCTGGTCGAGCTGTCCCGCGGCACGACCGGTGATGGCGACGACTGA